A single Actinomadura algeriensis DNA region contains:
- a CDS encoding ABC transporter ATP-binding protein, with the protein MAEVDLTSVGKVYPDGTRAVTDLNLHIADGEFLVLVGPSGCGKTTALRMVAGLEDISEGEVTIGGRVVNRVPARDRDVAMVFQSYALYPHLSVRDNIGFGLSLRKMPKAEIREKVDRAAEVLGLTDHLGRKPRNLSGGQRQRVAMGRAIVREPQAFLMDEPLSNLDAKLRVQMRAEIARLQRDLGVTTIYVTHDQTEAMTLGDRVAVMKKGELQQVAPPQELYDRPANLFVAGFIGSPAMNLLKGALTGDAENPRLEIGARTLTLPPAVLTERPALASYLGRDVVVGVRPEDMEDAELAEAPEGARLEAAADLVEAMGSDVLVHFAVEAAPVVTEDTKELARDAGADVPDGAREERTDLVARFSPRTRVKAGDPVTIRVDTGRLHFFDIESGASIWGADGGAGSLRKDEG; encoded by the coding sequence GTGGCAGAGGTCGACCTGACCAGCGTCGGGAAGGTCTATCCCGACGGCACCCGGGCCGTGACCGACCTGAACCTCCACATCGCCGACGGGGAGTTCCTCGTCCTGGTCGGCCCCTCCGGCTGCGGCAAGACGACCGCGCTGCGGATGGTCGCCGGTCTCGAGGACATCTCCGAGGGCGAGGTCACCATCGGCGGACGGGTCGTCAACCGGGTGCCCGCCCGCGACCGCGACGTCGCGATGGTGTTCCAGAGCTACGCCCTGTACCCGCACCTGTCGGTGCGCGACAACATCGGGTTCGGCCTTTCGCTGCGCAAGATGCCGAAGGCCGAGATCCGCGAGAAGGTCGACCGGGCCGCCGAGGTCCTCGGCCTCACCGACCATCTGGGCCGCAAGCCCCGCAACCTGTCGGGCGGCCAGCGGCAGCGCGTCGCGATGGGCCGCGCGATCGTCCGCGAGCCGCAGGCGTTCCTGATGGACGAGCCGCTGTCGAACCTCGACGCCAAGCTGCGCGTCCAGATGCGCGCCGAGATCGCCCGCCTGCAGCGCGACCTCGGCGTCACCACGATCTACGTCACCCACGACCAGACCGAGGCGATGACGCTCGGCGACCGGGTCGCGGTGATGAAGAAGGGCGAGCTGCAGCAGGTCGCGCCGCCCCAGGAACTCTACGACCGGCCGGCGAACCTGTTCGTCGCCGGCTTCATCGGATCACCGGCCATGAACCTGCTCAAGGGCGCCCTCACCGGGGACGCGGAGAACCCGCGCCTGGAGATCGGCGCCCGGACGCTGACGCTGCCGCCCGCGGTGCTGACCGAGCGCCCGGCCCTGGCGTCCTACCTGGGGCGCGACGTCGTCGTCGGCGTCCGCCCCGAGGACATGGAGGACGCCGAGCTCGCCGAGGCCCCCGAGGGGGCCCGGCTGGAGGCCGCCGCCGATCTGGTGGAGGCGATGGGCTCGGACGTGCTCGTCCACTTCGCGGTCGAGGCGGCGCCGGTCGTCACCGAGGACACCAAGGAGCTCGCCCGTGACGCGGGAGCCGACGTGCCGGACGGCGCGCGCGAGGAGCGCACCGACCTGGTGGCCCGGTTCAGCCCCCGCACCCGCGTGAAGGCGGGCGACCCGGTGACGATCCGCGTCGACACCGGCCGCCTGCATTTCTTCGATATCGAGTCCGGCGCGTCGATCTGGGGAGCAGACGGCGGGGCCGGATCGCTCAGGAAGGATGAGGGATGA
- a CDS encoding 5'-3' exonuclease, whose product MSGLMLLDTPSLYFRAFFGVPESVTAPDGTPVNAVRGLVDMIARLVQDRGPDRLVCCMDADWRPAFRVAALPSYKAHRVGEDGGDQTPDPLSAQLPIIDDVLDAFGLARTGVPGFEADDVIGTLAVRGAAAGPVDIVTGDRDLFQLVDDRGPVSVLYTARGVRNLQIMGEKEVAGKYGIPGRGYGDYATLRGDPSDGLPGVPGVGDKTAAALVTRYGSVEGILAALDAGDTGFPAGARKRIEAARDYLASAETVVRVVTDIDAPELAALDDRLPAGARDPEALVALADRWNLSSPVNRLLNALAR is encoded by the coding sequence ATGAGCGGGCTGATGCTGCTGGACACGCCGTCGCTGTACTTCCGCGCCTTCTTCGGCGTGCCCGAGTCGGTCACCGCGCCGGACGGGACGCCGGTGAACGCGGTGCGGGGGCTCGTCGACATGATCGCGCGGCTCGTCCAGGACCGCGGCCCCGACCGGCTCGTCTGCTGCATGGACGCCGACTGGCGGCCCGCGTTCCGGGTGGCGGCGCTGCCGTCCTACAAGGCGCACCGGGTCGGCGAGGACGGCGGCGACCAGACCCCCGACCCGCTCTCCGCGCAGCTCCCGATCATCGACGACGTGCTCGACGCGTTCGGGCTCGCCCGCACGGGCGTCCCCGGGTTCGAGGCCGACGACGTCATCGGCACCCTCGCGGTGCGCGGCGCCGCCGCCGGGCCCGTCGACATCGTCACCGGCGACCGCGACCTGTTCCAGCTCGTCGACGACCGCGGCCCCGTCTCCGTGCTCTACACCGCGCGGGGCGTCCGGAACCTCCAGATCATGGGCGAGAAGGAGGTCGCGGGCAAGTACGGCATCCCGGGCCGCGGCTACGGCGACTACGCGACGCTGCGCGGCGACCCCAGCGACGGCCTGCCGGGCGTGCCGGGCGTCGGCGACAAGACGGCCGCGGCGCTGGTCACCCGGTACGGGTCGGTCGAGGGGATCCTCGCGGCGCTCGACGCGGGCGACACGGGGTTCCCGGCGGGCGCCCGCAAGCGGATCGAGGCCGCCCGCGACTACCTGGCGTCGGCCGAGACGGTCGTCCGCGTCGTCACCGACATCGACGCGCCCGAACTGGCCGCGCTCGACGACCGCCTCCCCGCGGGCGCACGGGACCCGGAGGCGTTGGTCGCGCTGGCGGACCGATGGAACCTCTCGAGCCCCGTGAACCGCCTGCTCAACGCCCTGGCCCGCTGA
- a CDS encoding M24 family metallopeptidase — MTTELYPRERLGRVREATARAGLGAVLLTPGPDLRYVTGYDALPLERLTCLVVPASGDAFMMVPRLELPAARESPAGGLGVEFVPWDETDDPFALAAARLPRDVAKVGVADRMWAVMALRFRAALPGAEQVAAGAVLRELRMRKSAAEVAALREAGAAIDRVHRRVPEFLRPGRTEREVGRDIADAIIAEGHEKVDFVIVGSGPNGANPHAELSDREIRPGEPVVVDIGGTMPSGYCSDSTRNYCVGEAPAEYRAYYAVLEEAQRASCEAVRPGATPEAVDAAGRDVIAAAGHGEHFFHRTGHGIGLESHEEPYIVAGNTEPLEPGMAFSIEPGIYPGPHGARIEDIVVCTEDGYEPMNVTERGLVLVG, encoded by the coding sequence GTGACGACGGAGTTGTATCCGCGCGAGCGGCTCGGCCGGGTGCGGGAGGCGACGGCGCGGGCCGGGCTGGGGGCGGTGCTGCTGACCCCGGGCCCCGACCTGCGCTACGTCACCGGCTACGACGCGCTGCCGCTCGAGCGGCTCACCTGCCTGGTGGTGCCCGCGTCCGGCGACGCGTTCATGATGGTCCCGCGGCTGGAGCTGCCCGCCGCGCGGGAGTCGCCCGCGGGCGGCCTCGGCGTGGAGTTCGTGCCGTGGGACGAGACCGACGACCCGTTCGCGCTCGCCGCGGCCCGGCTGCCCCGGGACGTCGCGAAGGTCGGCGTCGCGGACCGGATGTGGGCGGTCATGGCGCTGCGGTTCCGGGCGGCGCTGCCCGGCGCCGAGCAGGTCGCGGCGGGCGCGGTGCTGCGGGAACTGCGGATGCGCAAGAGCGCCGCCGAGGTCGCGGCGCTGCGCGAGGCGGGCGCGGCGATCGACCGGGTGCACCGCCGGGTCCCGGAGTTCCTGCGTCCCGGGCGCACCGAGCGGGAGGTCGGCCGTGACATCGCGGACGCCATCATCGCCGAGGGCCACGAGAAGGTCGACTTCGTCATCGTCGGGTCGGGCCCGAACGGCGCGAACCCGCACGCCGAGCTGTCGGACCGGGAGATCCGCCCCGGCGAGCCGGTCGTGGTCGACATCGGCGGGACGATGCCGTCGGGCTACTGCTCGGACTCCACCCGCAACTACTGCGTGGGGGAGGCGCCGGCCGAGTACCGCGCCTACTACGCGGTGCTGGAGGAGGCGCAGCGCGCGTCGTGCGAGGCCGTCCGCCCGGGGGCGACGCCGGAGGCGGTGGACGCGGCGGGCCGCGACGTCATCGCGGCGGCGGGGCACGGGGAGCACTTCTTCCACCGCACCGGGCACGGCATCGGGCTGGAGTCGCACGAGGAGCCCTACATCGTCGCGGGCAACACCGAGCCGCTGGAACCGGGGATGGCGTTCTCGATCGAACCGGGCATCTACCCGGGCCCGCACGGGGCGCGCATCGAGGACATCGTCGTGTGCACCGAGGACGGGTACGAGCCGATGAACGTGACCGAGCGCGGGCTGGTGCTCGTCGGCTGA
- a CDS encoding FAD-dependent oxidoreductase, with protein sequence MTRADGVVVVGNGMAGSRFVGELRDRDPAVPITVFGAEPQRPYNRVLLSNVLAGAADPEHIALVDAAWYAAHGVDARLGVEVIRVDRAARTVHASDGTVTPYGTLVLATGSTAVVPPMPGLAEGFPLGALAFRTLDDCRRISELADSARRAVVIGGGLLGIEAARGLAGRGLDVTVLHLAGHLMERQLDPAAGRVLARTLAGLGVGSRVGVGVTGVRTAGTGDDRRVTGVELDAAGEAETIGADLVVVACGVRPETALARAAGLAVGRGVIVDDELRSVADPSVRAIGECSEHRDEVYGLVAPAWEQAGILAGLLAGTDPGARFTGARQITRLKAAGIELASMGETHFGDEDDGVEVVRFTDVSRGTYKKAVIRDGRLIGAILLGETTAAGALTQLYDRAAPLPAERLSLLFPGAAGPDGGGRPAASPLRMPDAATVCQCNGVTKRRVREAWQDGARTAGDVARETRAGTGCGGCRDAVEGILGWLADQETPARPEPAAAN encoded by the coding sequence ATGACCCGCGCGGACGGCGTCGTCGTCGTCGGCAACGGCATGGCCGGGTCCCGCTTCGTCGGCGAGCTGCGCGACCGCGACCCGGCCGTCCCGATCACCGTGTTCGGCGCGGAGCCGCAGCGCCCCTACAACCGGGTCCTGCTGTCGAACGTCCTCGCCGGGGCCGCCGACCCCGAGCACATCGCGCTCGTCGACGCGGCCTGGTACGCCGCGCACGGCGTCGACGCCCGCCTCGGCGTCGAGGTGATCCGCGTCGACCGCGCCGCCCGCACCGTGCACGCGTCCGACGGGACCGTCACCCCGTACGGCACGCTCGTCCTGGCGACCGGCAGCACAGCGGTCGTCCCGCCGATGCCCGGCCTCGCCGAGGGATTCCCGCTGGGCGCGCTGGCGTTCCGCACCCTGGACGACTGCCGCCGCATCAGCGAGCTCGCCGACTCCGCCCGCCGCGCCGTCGTGATCGGCGGCGGGCTGCTCGGCATCGAGGCCGCGCGGGGCCTCGCCGGCCGCGGGCTCGACGTCACCGTCCTGCACCTGGCCGGGCACCTGATGGAACGGCAGCTCGACCCCGCCGCGGGCCGGGTCCTGGCCCGGACGCTCGCCGGGCTGGGCGTCGGGTCCCGCGTCGGCGTCGGCGTCACCGGCGTCCGCACGGCCGGGACCGGCGACGACCGCAGGGTCACCGGCGTCGAACTGGACGCGGCCGGCGAGGCCGAGACGATCGGCGCCGACCTCGTCGTCGTCGCGTGCGGCGTCCGGCCCGAGACCGCCCTCGCCCGCGCCGCCGGCCTCGCCGTCGGCCGCGGCGTGATCGTCGACGACGAGCTGCGCTCGGTCGCCGACCCGTCCGTGCGCGCCATCGGCGAGTGCTCCGAGCACCGCGACGAGGTGTACGGGCTGGTCGCGCCCGCCTGGGAGCAGGCCGGGATCCTCGCCGGGCTGCTCGCCGGCACCGACCCCGGCGCCCGCTTCACCGGCGCCCGCCAGATCACCCGGCTGAAGGCCGCCGGGATCGAGCTCGCGTCGATGGGGGAGACCCACTTCGGCGACGAGGACGACGGCGTCGAGGTCGTCCGGTTCACCGACGTGTCCCGCGGCACCTACAAGAAGGCGGTTATCCGGGACGGGCGGCTGATCGGCGCGATCCTGCTCGGCGAGACCACCGCCGCCGGCGCCCTCACCCAGCTCTACGACCGCGCCGCGCCGCTGCCCGCCGAACGCCTGTCGCTGCTGTTCCCCGGCGCCGCCGGCCCGGACGGCGGCGGGCGGCCGGCCGCCTCGCCGCTGCGGATGCCGGACGCCGCGACCGTCTGCCAGTGCAACGGCGTCACCAAGCGCCGCGTCCGGGAGGCGTGGCAGGACGGCGCCCGCACCGCCGGCGACGTCGCCCGCGAGACCCGCGCCGGCACCGGCTGCGGCGGCTGCCGCGACGCCGTCGAGGGCATCCTCGGCTGGCTCGCCGACCAGGAGACCCCGGCCCGGCCCGAACCGGCCGCCGCCAATTGA
- a CDS encoding PP2C family protein-serine/threonine phosphatase: MPAREGGRASPRETARGGDGRAADRTAARAAAQARRVRAARADALAAGEAAAADRRRLRAAGERRVAVELQRAVLPLPRGVRGLPGLRVAVRYLPARSENRVGGDWYEAAALAPDEVLLAVGDVSGHGPPAAAEMARLRGALGGLARTGASPGALLGWLNGTLGGGAGDPADPRTASVVAARYRPGPRLLTWARAGHPPPVLLRGRRARPLDAPGGVLLGVPGAPRPDDAETRLHRDDLLLLYTDGLVARRGRDPAEGLALLCRAAAQRHASPPDAVVDHVLRSLGAANPDDDICVLAARVT; encoded by the coding sequence GTGCCCGCGAGGGAGGGCGGCCGCGCGAGCCCGCGGGAGACGGCGCGCGGCGGCGATGGGCGCGCCGCCGATCGGACGGCCGCGCGGGCGGCCGCGCAGGCCCGCCGGGTGCGGGCCGCACGGGCCGACGCGCTCGCCGCCGGGGAGGCCGCCGCCGCCGACCGGCGGCGGCTGCGGGCCGCCGGGGAACGCCGCGTCGCCGTCGAGCTGCAGCGCGCCGTGCTGCCGCTGCCCCGCGGCGTCCGCGGCCTGCCCGGCCTGCGCGTCGCCGTCCGGTACCTGCCGGCGCGCAGCGAGAACCGGGTCGGGGGCGACTGGTACGAGGCGGCCGCGCTCGCCCCGGACGAGGTGCTGCTCGCCGTCGGGGACGTGTCGGGGCACGGCCCGCCGGCCGCCGCCGAGATGGCGCGGCTGCGCGGCGCCCTCGGCGGCCTGGCCCGCACCGGCGCCTCCCCCGGCGCGCTCCTCGGCTGGCTCAACGGCACCCTCGGCGGCGGCGCCGGCGACCCGGCCGACCCGCGCACGGCGAGCGTCGTCGCCGCCCGGTACCGCCCCGGTCCGCGGCTGCTCACCTGGGCGCGCGCCGGGCACCCGCCGCCGGTCCTGCTGCGGGGCCGCCGCGCCCGCCCGCTGGACGCGCCCGGCGGCGTGCTGCTGGGCGTCCCGGGCGCGCCCCGGCCGGACGACGCCGAGACCCGCCTGCACCGCGACGACCTGCTGCTCCTCTACACCGACGGGCTCGTCGCGCGGCGCGGCCGGGACCCCGCGGAGGGGCTGGCGCTGCTGTGCCGGGCGGCGGCGCAGCGGCACGCCTCGCCGCCGGACGCGGTCGTCGATCACGTCCTGCGGTCGCTGGGCGCCGCGAACCCCGACGACGACATCTGCGTCCTCGCCGCGCGGGTGACGTGA
- a CDS encoding Crp/Fnr family transcriptional regulator yields MSPATARAPRGSGEGFWDGLDAPRRAALRRAGRTRTYPARAPLCYEGEDSDHIIVIESGWAKAASTTEDGREIVLAVRGPGDLVCESAVLGSRQRSATVTALTAVRALIVPASRFTAFLDAHPGMWMLVSGTFVRRLDDASRRLQASVSAQGARRLALLLADLADLSARHVPPVDGGIEIAPPLSQGELGGCIDASRETVARALSVLREAGLVRTARRRITVRDPGALRAFAADALD; encoded by the coding sequence GTGAGCCCGGCGACGGCGCGGGCGCCGCGCGGCTCGGGCGAGGGCTTCTGGGACGGTCTCGACGCCCCGCGGCGGGCGGCGCTGCGGCGGGCGGGCCGCACCCGCACCTATCCGGCCCGCGCCCCGCTGTGCTACGAGGGCGAGGACTCCGACCACATCATCGTGATCGAGTCCGGGTGGGCGAAGGCGGCATCGACGACCGAGGACGGCCGCGAGATCGTGCTGGCCGTGCGGGGGCCGGGCGATCTGGTGTGCGAGAGCGCGGTGCTGGGCAGCAGGCAGCGGTCGGCGACCGTGACGGCGCTGACGGCGGTCCGGGCGCTGATCGTCCCGGCGTCCCGGTTCACCGCCTTCCTGGACGCCCATCCCGGCATGTGGATGCTGGTCAGCGGCACGTTCGTGCGCCGTCTCGACGACGCGTCGCGGCGGCTGCAGGCGTCGGTGTCCGCGCAGGGCGCCCGGCGGCTCGCGCTGCTGCTGGCCGACCTGGCGGACCTGTCCGCCCGGCACGTCCCGCCGGTGGACGGCGGGATCGAGATCGCCCCGCCGCTCTCGCAGGGCGAGCTGGGCGGCTGCATCGACGCGTCCCGCGAGACGGTCGCGCGCGCACTGTCGGTGCTGCGCGAGGCCGGGCTCGTCCGGACGGCGCGGCGCCGCATCACCGTCCGCGATCCGGGGGCGCTGCGGGCGTTCGCCGCGGACGCGCTGGACTGA
- the nirB gene encoding nitrite reductase large subunit NirB, translating to MGADNENVRRLVVVGHGPAAHRLVEVLRERDAAGTWHVTVIGEEGRTAYDRVALTTHLEGADLAYPPHGDEVTVRCGERVTGIDRAARTVATDAGRDVPYDALVLATGSAPFVPPVPGAGLPGVFVYRTIDDLDAIREYARGRTTGAVVGGGLLGLEAARAVQGLGLRSSVVEVAPWLMPRQLDEGGGAMLRRHIESLGMEVRAGTPMSALEAGPDGSVASVRMADGAVLDAGLVVFSAGIRPRDELARGCGLPVGERGGIVVDAGCRTEDPAIFAIGECALVDGVVYGLVAPCFSMAEIVAGRLAEDAGTVFGGADPSTKLKLMGVDVASFGDPFADRDGGALGVTYTDPVAKVYKKIIVSDDARTLLGGVLVGDAESYATLRAQVGGALPGTPDQVLFGGTEAAGGDLSGATVVCSCNNVTAETIRRTVSERSLTDLGEVKACTRAGTSCGSCVPLVKKLLDAELTAAGVEVGKAICEHFEHSRAELFDIIRASGIASFTRLVEEHGRGRGCDICKPAVASILASLGNGHILEGEQAALQDTNDHFLANLQKNGTYSVVPRVPGGEITPEKLIVIGEVARDFGLYTKITGGQRIDLFGARVEQLPQIWRRLVDAGFESGHAYGKSLRTVKSCVGSTWCRYGVQDSVAMAIRLELRYRGLRAPHKLKSAVSGCARECAEAQSKDFGIIATEKGWNLYVAGNGGMRPRHADLLASDLSDDGLITAIDRFLMFYIRTADRLQRTASWLEDLDGGLDYLREVVMEDRLGICAELDAAMERHVDAYSDEWSDVLDDPERLRRFVSFVNAPETPDPSIEFEVEREQIKPLLQIGARTPEAVGR from the coding sequence ATGGGAGCCGACAACGAAAACGTCCGGCGGCTCGTCGTGGTCGGCCACGGCCCGGCCGCGCACCGCCTGGTGGAGGTTCTGCGCGAGCGCGACGCCGCCGGGACGTGGCACGTGACCGTCATCGGCGAGGAGGGCCGCACCGCCTACGACAGGGTGGCGCTGACCACCCACCTGGAGGGCGCCGACCTCGCGTACCCGCCGCACGGCGACGAGGTCACGGTGCGCTGCGGGGAGCGGGTCACCGGGATCGACCGCGCGGCCCGGACGGTCGCCACCGACGCCGGACGCGACGTGCCGTACGACGCGCTCGTCCTCGCGACGGGATCCGCGCCGTTCGTCCCGCCCGTGCCCGGCGCCGGCCTGCCCGGCGTGTTCGTCTACCGGACGATCGACGACCTCGACGCGATCCGCGAGTACGCCCGGGGCCGGACGACCGGCGCGGTCGTCGGCGGCGGCCTGCTCGGCCTCGAGGCGGCCCGCGCCGTGCAGGGCCTCGGGTTGCGCAGCAGCGTGGTCGAGGTGGCGCCGTGGCTGATGCCGCGCCAGCTCGACGAGGGCGGCGGCGCGATGCTGCGCCGCCACATCGAGTCGCTCGGGATGGAGGTGCGGGCGGGCACCCCGATGAGCGCGCTCGAGGCGGGCCCGGACGGCTCCGTCGCCTCCGTCCGGATGGCCGACGGCGCCGTGCTGGACGCCGGGCTCGTGGTGTTCTCCGCCGGGATCCGGCCCCGCGACGAGCTGGCCCGCGGCTGCGGCCTGCCGGTGGGGGAGCGCGGCGGGATCGTCGTGGACGCCGGCTGCCGCACCGAGGACCCCGCGATCTTCGCGATCGGGGAGTGCGCCCTCGTGGACGGGGTCGTGTACGGGCTGGTCGCGCCGTGCTTCTCGATGGCCGAGATCGTCGCGGGACGGCTCGCCGAGGACGCCGGAACGGTGTTCGGGGGCGCCGACCCGTCCACGAAGCTGAAGCTGATGGGCGTGGACGTCGCCAGCTTCGGCGACCCGTTCGCCGACCGGGACGGCGGGGCGCTCGGGGTCACCTACACCGACCCCGTCGCGAAGGTCTACAAGAAGATCATCGTCAGTGACGACGCCCGCACGCTGCTGGGCGGCGTCCTGGTCGGCGACGCCGAGTCCTACGCGACGCTGCGCGCCCAGGTCGGCGGCGCCCTGCCCGGCACCCCCGATCAGGTCCTGTTCGGCGGCACCGAGGCGGCGGGCGGCGACCTGTCCGGCGCCACCGTCGTGTGCTCGTGCAACAACGTCACCGCCGAGACGATCCGCCGCACGGTCTCCGAGCGGTCGCTGACCGACCTCGGCGAGGTCAAGGCGTGCACCCGCGCCGGGACGAGCTGCGGATCGTGCGTCCCGCTGGTGAAGAAACTGCTGGACGCGGAGCTGACCGCGGCGGGCGTCGAGGTCGGCAAGGCGATCTGCGAGCACTTCGAGCACAGCCGCGCCGAACTGTTCGACATCATCCGCGCGAGCGGCATCGCCAGCTTCACCCGCCTGGTCGAGGAGCACGGGCGGGGCCGCGGCTGCGACATCTGCAAGCCCGCCGTCGCGTCCATCCTCGCAAGCCTCGGCAACGGCCACATCCTCGAGGGCGAGCAGGCCGCCCTGCAGGACACCAACGACCACTTCCTCGCGAACCTGCAGAAGAACGGCACGTACTCGGTCGTACCGCGCGTCCCCGGCGGCGAGATCACCCCCGAGAAGCTGATCGTCATCGGGGAGGTCGCCCGCGACTTCGGGCTCTACACCAAGATCACCGGCGGGCAGCGGATCGACCTGTTCGGCGCCCGCGTCGAGCAGCTCCCGCAGATCTGGCGCCGCCTCGTCGACGCCGGGTTCGAATCCGGGCACGCCTACGGCAAGTCGCTGCGGACGGTCAAGTCGTGCGTCGGGTCGACCTGGTGCCGCTACGGCGTGCAGGACTCGGTCGCCATGGCCATCCGCCTCGAGCTGCGGTACCGGGGGCTGCGCGCCCCGCACAAGCTGAAGTCGGCCGTGTCCGGCTGCGCCCGCGAATGCGCCGAGGCGCAGAGCAAGGACTTCGGGATCATCGCCACCGAGAAAGGCTGGAACCTTTACGTCGCCGGGAACGGCGGCATGCGGCCCAGGCACGCCGACCTGCTCGCGAGCGACCTGTCCGACGACGGGCTGATCACCGCGATCGACCGGTTCCTGATGTTCTACATCCGCACCGCCGACCGGCTGCAGCGCACCGCGAGCTGGCTGGAGGACCTGGACGGCGGCCTGGACTACCTGCGGGAGGTCGTCATGGAGGACCGCCTCGGCATCTGCGCCGAACTCGACGCCGCCATGGAACGGCACGTCGACGCCTACTCCGACGAGTGGAGCGACGTGCTGGACGACCCCGAGCGGCTCCGCCGGTTCGTCTCGTTCGTCAACGCCCCCGAGACGCCCGACCCCAGCATCGAGTTCGAGGTCGAACGCGAGCAGATCAAGCCGCTGCTGCAGATCGGCGCCCGCACCCCCGAGGCGGTGGGACGATGA
- a CDS encoding ABC transporter substrate-binding protein, translating to MRVSWFGRRAFGAAVAAGMLVSSAAACGGDDGGGEDGDAAGNGPLKGVKIEVAAKWTGPEEENFRKVLAAFQEQSGATVTYASTGENTDAYLGPRLSAGTPPDIAILPQPGLMRQYAEDGKLKPLGDAAVAEVEKNFEPYWKDLGSSGGKTYGVMIKAAYKSIIWYRPEAFSAAGVQPPKTFDELATTSATVLDSGAAPFALAAGPQDSWTLTDWFENVYLSQAGPENYDKLVDHEIKWTDKTVTDALETLAKIWGKPDFLNGGVATATKTKFDESVTQVFGQQKAAMVYGGDFAAANIGTTDAKVGTDAKVFAFPQAGDTAPAILGGDVAVAMTDDKGTQELMKFLASPEAGKTWAKLGGYLTPNKNVPPDSYADPIAKQLIQQLQAAGDAARYDMSDLTPAAFGATPGEGMWEALRQFVQNPTDVEGTQKKLEAAAAEAYGK from the coding sequence ATGAGGGTCTCATGGTTCGGCCGCCGGGCGTTCGGCGCGGCCGTCGCGGCGGGCATGCTGGTGTCGTCCGCCGCGGCGTGCGGCGGGGACGACGGCGGCGGCGAGGACGGCGACGCCGCCGGCAACGGCCCGCTCAAGGGCGTCAAGATCGAGGTCGCGGCCAAGTGGACCGGCCCGGAGGAGGAGAACTTCCGCAAGGTTCTCGCCGCGTTCCAGGAGCAGAGCGGCGCCACCGTCACCTACGCCTCCACCGGTGAGAACACCGACGCCTACCTCGGGCCGCGGCTGTCGGCCGGCACGCCGCCGGACATCGCGATCCTGCCGCAGCCGGGACTGATGCGGCAGTACGCCGAGGACGGCAAGCTCAAGCCGCTCGGCGACGCCGCCGTCGCCGAGGTCGAGAAGAACTTCGAGCCGTACTGGAAGGACCTCGGGTCCAGCGGCGGCAAGACCTACGGCGTGATGATCAAGGCCGCCTACAAGTCGATCATCTGGTACCGGCCGGAGGCGTTCTCCGCCGCGGGCGTCCAGCCCCCCAAGACGTTCGACGAGCTGGCGACCACGTCCGCCACCGTGCTGGACTCCGGCGCCGCCCCGTTCGCGCTGGCCGCCGGGCCGCAGGACTCCTGGACGCTCACCGACTGGTTCGAGAACGTCTACCTGTCGCAGGCCGGGCCGGAGAACTACGACAAGCTCGTCGACCACGAGATCAAGTGGACGGACAAGACCGTCACGGACGCGCTGGAGACGCTCGCCAAGATCTGGGGCAAGCCGGACTTCCTCAACGGCGGCGTCGCCACCGCGACCAAGACCAAGTTCGACGAGTCGGTCACGCAGGTCTTCGGGCAGCAGAAGGCGGCCATGGTGTACGGCGGCGACTTCGCCGCCGCCAACATCGGCACCACCGACGCCAAGGTCGGCACGGACGCCAAGGTGTTCGCGTTCCCGCAGGCCGGCGACACCGCCCCGGCGATCCTCGGCGGTGACGTCGCCGTCGCGATGACCGACGACAAGGGCACCCAGGAGCTCATGAAGTTCCTCGCCTCGCCCGAGGCCGGGAAGACCTGGGCCAAGCTCGGCGGTTACCTCACCCCCAACAAGAACGTGCCGCCGGACTCCTACGCCGACCCCATCGCCAAGCAGCTGATCCAGCAGCTGCAGGCCGCCGGCGACGCCGCCCGCTACGACATGTCCGACCTGACGCCCGCCGCGTTCGGCGCGACGCCCGGCGAGGGCATGTGGGAGGCGCTGCGGCAGTTCGTGCAGAACCCGACCGACGTCGAGGGGACGCAGAAGAAGCTGGAGGCCGCGGCCGCCGAGGCGTACGGCAAGTAA